One Brassica napus cultivar Da-Ae chromosome A1, Da-Ae, whole genome shotgun sequence genomic region harbors:
- the LOC106432890 gene encoding peptidyl-tRNA hydrolase 2, mitochondrial-like: MMDLMWLTALLLGAVLGYYISTLRRRIFVPSSKSVAESSGNKKIKSKEPLEIEELTVSRKRFKMVLVARNDLKMGKGKIAAQCSHATLGLYKKLLRRAPKALNRWENCAQPKVVVKIESEEEMLALRERAKSLKLPTHITIDAGKTQIAPDSRTVMAILGPVDVVDDVTGGLKLM, from the exons ATGATGGATTTGATGTGGCTAACTGCCTTACTTCTTGGAGCTGTACTTGGATATTACATCAGCACTCTACGACGCCGTATCTTCGTCCCCTCCTCCAAATCTGTGGCCGAGTCTAGTGGGAATAAGAAGATTAAGTCCAAGGAACCCCTAGAGATTGAGGAACTCACTGTTTCCCGCAAAAGATTCAAAATG GTTTTGGTAGCGAGGAATGATCTTAAAATGGGTAAAGGAAAGATTGCAGCTCAATGCAG TCATGCAACTTTGGGTTTATACAAGAAACTCCTTCGACGGGCGCCAAAAGCCTTGAATAG ATGGGAGAATTGTGCACAGCCAAAAGTTGTGGTCAAAATCGAGAGTGAGGAAGAGATGTTAGCTTTGCga GAGAGAGCAAAGTCTCTTAAGCTGCCAACCCATATCACCATTGATGCAGGAAAAACACAGATCGCTCCAG ATTCAAGGACAGTAATGGCTATTCTTG GACCGGTGGACGTTGTTGATGATGTAACAGGTGGACTAAAGCTTATGTAA